Proteins from a single region of Thunnus maccoyii chromosome 23, fThuMac1.1, whole genome shotgun sequence:
- the zgc:113263 gene encoding uncharacterized protein zgc:113263 isoform X2, with translation MGSEIEDCICGPHSGAAGNDLPVHYLRLLATPLQLFSAAMWQVVQQGLVDHYGMLEEFVTMVTELVPELMSYSQRAQLILGLRARLVLEMCRGEHPMDMQTIQPHLDRIKAPVSTAKDHHVTINQVEESEVNFVELVHSLLEDPSDRKYFFQDIFPVYFGSKYDAALEMLVWEFISRLEELLPVPDFTQLAALLGDTPSLLDNCLQSFFPPEDMKTILEHHRNLGHFGEKDPRLLPMDDCILSSLSLPPVTKPVMNTTSCSPALKDSTPPECKGHPGAPNNTSSLERAIRGGSETIRQRLRETGDSGSWQLQVRGGNCSISQERKVQNSINTRPCDETIDLTTSNETAGTDSAANENSQSFRGERVPRKRKLSGGVDIPTKQPMEASAFLDSSVDDENSDESPLISIWGEYTDSQEGSFPVVTDSKVPWSDEETLNLLDIWGKDSVQRALKGCLKNRHIFTQIAQKMAERGYMRTVQQCQTRIKRLKKCFRKNNRGNSRLEYKYYEQLERVLGSSASSAVPEVTYDVEEVIDEDESQDDDEDLQFLGHTSRQEIGTRSVPWTDFETLALINTWGEDKIQQELRGMHRTGQVFSIISNQMAAQGFSRTPEQCQTRLKRLKSSFRQCYENNMKGLEQVQCKFYDELARILVKDLPSVPQLDETPGEAEDDDNDFPAYSHQDIESAVGIQEDRKKVPWSDKETIILLEIWGDPQVQQNLRRYPHNGHLFTEISEKLCANGYPRSAEQCHTRIKRLKSSYRQCQESMSSSGTVDFKFYDLLEQILDKQPSTSSTVVTDSIEISEDSNGESVSETDGEINMSADKPAPGSWSDEETLALIDIWGEEEVQRALRGFVHNGHVYADISEKMHDLGYTKTPEQCRWKVKSLRNNFRQCYDRKKCGRRVDYRFYNQLEQILGPEAVSVDEYDERDEQPEQDPAIGTDSVNTVWTEQETAALVEVWAADDVQHSLKTCVRNGHIFIDISEKMAAMGYMRTAEQCHSRIKRLKKTYRRFCNSRRSGGRPAVFRYFDLLAPVLGDNSVFADVDGTAADATLQTLMDKDPNMFEQPSTSHLLSDLSRKTPWSDQETRTLLEIWGEDSVQLTLKGCLKNRHVFEYISEKMGDQGYIRTSEQCYTRIKRLKHGFLHEKEEYKFFSEMEKIFRKELKVDGPVADTSIIDEPDEGTLELSQKKAGSSNPWMSDSSKLPWSDGETEVLLEIWGSEEIQENLKGCTKNKHIFIQISEVMASQGYLRTPEQCQTRIKRLRANFRHFLEGRKGEKQECKFFDQLVQIFGSKYVTSDPQAEDTANVVES, from the exons ATGGGTTCCGAGATTGAGGATTGTATCTGcggtccacactccggagcagcAG GTAATGATCTTCCAGTCCATTATCTACGCCTCCTGGCCACACCCCTGCAGCTTTTTTCAGCTGCAATGTGGCAAGTTGTGCAGCAGGGACTTGTGGATCACTACGGGATGCTGGAGGAGTTTGTTACCATGGTGACGGAGCTGGTCCCAGAGCTGATGAGCTACAGTCAGAGGGCTCAGCTCATCCTGGGACTAAGGGCCAGG CTGGTTCTGGAGATGTGTCGAGGCGAGCACCCAATGGACATGCAAACCATTCAGCCACATCTGGACAGAATTAAAGCTCCTGTTAGCACAGCCAAAGATCACCAT GTCACCATTAACCAGGTGGAGGAATCTGAGGTGAACTTTGTGGAGTTGGTGCATTCATTACTAGAGGATCCTtctgacagaaaatattttttccag GACATCTTTCCTGTGTACTTTGGCTCAAAGTACGATGCAGCCCTTGAGATGCTTGTGTGGGAGTTTATTTCAAggctggaggagctgctgccAGTTCCAGACTTCACACAG TTGGCAGCTTTACTTGGAGACACTCCGTCATTACTAGACAACTGTTTACAATCCTTTTTCCCGCCAGAGGACATGAAGACAATACTTGAACACCACAGAAACCTTGGTCATTTTGGAGAAAAAG ATCCTAGATTATTACCGATGGATGACTgcatcctctcctccctgtcCCTTCCTCCTGTGACCAAACCTGTCATGAACACTACCTCCTGCTCACCTGCTCTCAAAGACTCAACCCCTCCAGAGTGCAAAGGACATCCCGGTGCGCCCAACAACACGAGCAGCCTGGAGAGGGCGATCAGGGGGGGCTCTGAGACAATCAGACAGAGACTGAGGGAAACGGGGGACTCGGGCAGCTGGCAGCTACAGGTTAGAGGCGGAAACTGTAGCATTTCTCAGGAGAGGAAAGTGCAAAACTCAATTAACACACGTCCATGCGATGAAACTATAGACCTCACTACATCTAATGAGACAGCGGGCACGGACTCAGCAGCCAATGAGAACAGCCAAAGCTTCAGAGGAGAGCGGGTTCCCAGGAAGAGGAAGCTTAGCGGAGGTGTAGACATTCCCACAAAGCAGCCTATGGAGGCATCAGCTTTCTT GGATTCTTCTGTGGATGATGAGAATTCAGATGAGTCTCCTCTAATCTCAATATGGGGAGAATATACAG aCTCTCAGGAAGGTTCTTTCCCAGTTGTAACTGACTCAAAAGTTCCCTGGTCGGACGAGGAGACGCTCAATCTGCTCGACATTTGGGGGAAGGACTCGGTACAGCGGGCTTTGAAGGGCTGCTTGAAGAACCGTCATATATTCACTCAGATCGCACAGAAGATGGCAGAGAGGGGCTACATGAGAACAGTTCAACAGTGCCAGACCAGGATCAAACGACTGAAGAAATGCTTCCGAAAGAACAACAG AGGGAACTCCAGGTTGGAGTATAAATATTACGAGCAGCTGGAGCGAGTACTTGGCTCCTCAGCTTCCTCGGCTGTTCCTGAGGTCACCTACGATGTTGAAGAAGTCATTGATGAAGATGAGTCCCAGGACGACGATGAGGATTTGCAGTTCCTGGGCCACACGAGTCGACAGGAAATCG gAACTAGAAGCGTTCCCTGGACAGACTTTGAGACGTTGGCCCTCATCAACACATGGGGTGAAGACAAGATTCAACAGGAGCTGAGAGGAATGCACAGAACCGGGCAAGTTTTTTCCATCATATCCAACCAGATGGCTGCCCAAGGATTCTCCCGAACACCCGAGCAGTGCCAAACGAGGCTGAAGAGGCTGAAATCAAGTTTCAGGCAGTGCTACGAAAACAA catgaagGGACTGGAGCAAGTTCAGTGCAAGTTTTACGATGAACTGGCAAGAATTTTAGTGAAGGACCTCCCTTCAGTGCCGCAGTTGGATGAAACACCAGGAGAGGCTGAAGACGACGACAACGACTTTCCTGCCTACTCCCATCAGGATATCG AGTCCGCTGTGGGCATTCAGGAGGACAGGAAGAAAGTCCCCTGGTCCGACAAAGAGACCATCATCCTTTTGGAGATTTGGGGAGACCCACAG GTCCAGCAGAACCTGAGACGTTACCCACACAACGGTCACCTTTTCACAGAAATATCAGAGAAACTCTGCGCCAATGGCTACCCTCGCAGTGCAGAGCAGTGCCACACCAGAATCAAACGGCTGAAATCCAGCTATCGCCAGTGTCAGGAAAGCATGAG CTCATCTGGGACTGTCGATTTTAAATTCTACGATTTGCTGGAACAAATCCTGGACAAGCAGCCATCGACATCTTCCACCGTGGTAACAGACTCCATTGAAATATCCGAAGACTCCAATGGTGAATCAGTGTCTGAAACAG ATGGAGAAATCAACATGTCTGCAGATAAACCAGCACCCGGCTCGTGGTCAGATGAGGAGACCCTGGCGCTTATCGATATCTGGGGCGAAGAAGAAGTTCAGAGGGCGCTTAGGGGTTTTGTCCACAACGGGCACGTTTATGCCGACATTTCAGAGAAAATGCACGACCTCGGATACACGAAAACCCCGGAGCAGTGCCGCTGGAAAGTCAAGTCACTGAGGAACAACTTTCGGCAGTGCTACGACAGGAAGAA ATGTGGAAGAAGAGTAGATTATAGGTTCTACAACCAGCTGGAACAAATACTCGGACCGGAGGCGGTTTCTGTTGATGAGTACGATGAAAGAGACGAACAACCAGAACAGGATCCAG CAATAGGAACAGACAGTGTGAACACAGTATGGACGGAGCAGGAGACGGCGGCTCTCGTTGAGGTCTGGGCGGCAGATGACGTGCAGCACAGCCTGAAAACCTGCGTCCGTAATGGGCACATATTCATCGACATATCGGAGAAGATGGCCGCCATGGGATACATGAGGACAGCGGAGCAGTGTCACTCCAGGATCAAAAGGCTGAAGAAGACTTACAGGCGGTTCTGCAACAGCCGGAG AAGTGGAGGCCGGCCTGCAGTGTTTCGATACTTCGACCTCCTTGCTCCGGTGCTTGGTGACAACTCTGTGTTTGCCGATGTGGACGGCACTGCTGCTGACGCCACCTTGCAAACCCTTATGGACAAGGATCCTAACATGT TTGAGCAGCCCTCAACCAGCCACCTTCTGTCCGACCTGAGCAGAAAGACGCCCTGGTCGGACCAGGAGACTCGCACGCTGCTGGAGATCTGGGGTGAAGATAGTGTCCAGCTCACCTTGAAGGGCTGCCTGAAGAACCGCCACGTGTTTGAGTACATCTCTGAGAAGATGGGTGACCAAGGATATATAAGGACCTCAGAGCAGTGCTACACCCGCATCAAGCGCCTTAAGCACGGCTTCCTCCATGAAAA AGAGGAATATAAATTCTTCAGTGAGATGGAGAAAATCTTCAGGAAGGAGTTGAAAGTTGACGGACCAGTCGCAGACACGTCGATCATAGATGAACCGGATGAAGGCACCCTTGAACTGAGCCAAAAGAAAg CTGGCTCAAGTAACCCGTGGATGTCCGATAGCTCTAAGCTACCCTGGAGCGATGGGGAAACCGAGGTCCTCCTGGAAATTTGGGGGAGCGAGGAGATTCAGGAGAACTTGAAAGGCTGCACCAAGAACAAACACATCTTCATCCAGATCTCTGAGGTCATGGCCAGCCAGGGCTACCTGCGCACTCCTGAGCAGTGTCAAACGAGGATAAAGAGGCTGAGGGCCAATTTCCGACACTTCCTAGAAGGCAGAAA aggagagaaacaggaaTGCAAGTTCTTTGACCAGTTGGTGCAGATATTTGGCAGCAAGTATGTAACCTCTGACCCGCAGGCCGAGGATACAGCCAATGTCGTAG AGTCTTGA
- the zgc:113263 gene encoding uncharacterized protein zgc:113263 isoform X1, translating to MGSEIEDCICGPHSGAAGGNDLPVHYLRLLATPLQLFSAAMWQVVQQGLVDHYGMLEEFVTMVTELVPELMSYSQRAQLILGLRARLVLEMCRGEHPMDMQTIQPHLDRIKAPVSTAKDHHVTINQVEESEVNFVELVHSLLEDPSDRKYFFQDIFPVYFGSKYDAALEMLVWEFISRLEELLPVPDFTQLAALLGDTPSLLDNCLQSFFPPEDMKTILEHHRNLGHFGEKDPRLLPMDDCILSSLSLPPVTKPVMNTTSCSPALKDSTPPECKGHPGAPNNTSSLERAIRGGSETIRQRLRETGDSGSWQLQVRGGNCSISQERKVQNSINTRPCDETIDLTTSNETAGTDSAANENSQSFRGERVPRKRKLSGGVDIPTKQPMEASAFLDSSVDDENSDESPLISIWGEYTDSQEGSFPVVTDSKVPWSDEETLNLLDIWGKDSVQRALKGCLKNRHIFTQIAQKMAERGYMRTVQQCQTRIKRLKKCFRKNNRGNSRLEYKYYEQLERVLGSSASSAVPEVTYDVEEVIDEDESQDDDEDLQFLGHTSRQEIGTRSVPWTDFETLALINTWGEDKIQQELRGMHRTGQVFSIISNQMAAQGFSRTPEQCQTRLKRLKSSFRQCYENNMKGLEQVQCKFYDELARILVKDLPSVPQLDETPGEAEDDDNDFPAYSHQDIESAVGIQEDRKKVPWSDKETIILLEIWGDPQVQQNLRRYPHNGHLFTEISEKLCANGYPRSAEQCHTRIKRLKSSYRQCQESMSSSGTVDFKFYDLLEQILDKQPSTSSTVVTDSIEISEDSNGESVSETDGEINMSADKPAPGSWSDEETLALIDIWGEEEVQRALRGFVHNGHVYADISEKMHDLGYTKTPEQCRWKVKSLRNNFRQCYDRKKCGRRVDYRFYNQLEQILGPEAVSVDEYDERDEQPEQDPAIGTDSVNTVWTEQETAALVEVWAADDVQHSLKTCVRNGHIFIDISEKMAAMGYMRTAEQCHSRIKRLKKTYRRFCNSRRSGGRPAVFRYFDLLAPVLGDNSVFADVDGTAADATLQTLMDKDPNMFEQPSTSHLLSDLSRKTPWSDQETRTLLEIWGEDSVQLTLKGCLKNRHVFEYISEKMGDQGYIRTSEQCYTRIKRLKHGFLHEKEEYKFFSEMEKIFRKELKVDGPVADTSIIDEPDEGTLELSQKKAGSSNPWMSDSSKLPWSDGETEVLLEIWGSEEIQENLKGCTKNKHIFIQISEVMASQGYLRTPEQCQTRIKRLRANFRHFLEGRKGEKQECKFFDQLVQIFGSKYVTSDPQAEDTANVVES from the exons ATGGGTTCCGAGATTGAGGATTGTATCTGcggtccacactccggagcagcAGGTG GTAATGATCTTCCAGTCCATTATCTACGCCTCCTGGCCACACCCCTGCAGCTTTTTTCAGCTGCAATGTGGCAAGTTGTGCAGCAGGGACTTGTGGATCACTACGGGATGCTGGAGGAGTTTGTTACCATGGTGACGGAGCTGGTCCCAGAGCTGATGAGCTACAGTCAGAGGGCTCAGCTCATCCTGGGACTAAGGGCCAGG CTGGTTCTGGAGATGTGTCGAGGCGAGCACCCAATGGACATGCAAACCATTCAGCCACATCTGGACAGAATTAAAGCTCCTGTTAGCACAGCCAAAGATCACCAT GTCACCATTAACCAGGTGGAGGAATCTGAGGTGAACTTTGTGGAGTTGGTGCATTCATTACTAGAGGATCCTtctgacagaaaatattttttccag GACATCTTTCCTGTGTACTTTGGCTCAAAGTACGATGCAGCCCTTGAGATGCTTGTGTGGGAGTTTATTTCAAggctggaggagctgctgccAGTTCCAGACTTCACACAG TTGGCAGCTTTACTTGGAGACACTCCGTCATTACTAGACAACTGTTTACAATCCTTTTTCCCGCCAGAGGACATGAAGACAATACTTGAACACCACAGAAACCTTGGTCATTTTGGAGAAAAAG ATCCTAGATTATTACCGATGGATGACTgcatcctctcctccctgtcCCTTCCTCCTGTGACCAAACCTGTCATGAACACTACCTCCTGCTCACCTGCTCTCAAAGACTCAACCCCTCCAGAGTGCAAAGGACATCCCGGTGCGCCCAACAACACGAGCAGCCTGGAGAGGGCGATCAGGGGGGGCTCTGAGACAATCAGACAGAGACTGAGGGAAACGGGGGACTCGGGCAGCTGGCAGCTACAGGTTAGAGGCGGAAACTGTAGCATTTCTCAGGAGAGGAAAGTGCAAAACTCAATTAACACACGTCCATGCGATGAAACTATAGACCTCACTACATCTAATGAGACAGCGGGCACGGACTCAGCAGCCAATGAGAACAGCCAAAGCTTCAGAGGAGAGCGGGTTCCCAGGAAGAGGAAGCTTAGCGGAGGTGTAGACATTCCCACAAAGCAGCCTATGGAGGCATCAGCTTTCTT GGATTCTTCTGTGGATGATGAGAATTCAGATGAGTCTCCTCTAATCTCAATATGGGGAGAATATACAG aCTCTCAGGAAGGTTCTTTCCCAGTTGTAACTGACTCAAAAGTTCCCTGGTCGGACGAGGAGACGCTCAATCTGCTCGACATTTGGGGGAAGGACTCGGTACAGCGGGCTTTGAAGGGCTGCTTGAAGAACCGTCATATATTCACTCAGATCGCACAGAAGATGGCAGAGAGGGGCTACATGAGAACAGTTCAACAGTGCCAGACCAGGATCAAACGACTGAAGAAATGCTTCCGAAAGAACAACAG AGGGAACTCCAGGTTGGAGTATAAATATTACGAGCAGCTGGAGCGAGTACTTGGCTCCTCAGCTTCCTCGGCTGTTCCTGAGGTCACCTACGATGTTGAAGAAGTCATTGATGAAGATGAGTCCCAGGACGACGATGAGGATTTGCAGTTCCTGGGCCACACGAGTCGACAGGAAATCG gAACTAGAAGCGTTCCCTGGACAGACTTTGAGACGTTGGCCCTCATCAACACATGGGGTGAAGACAAGATTCAACAGGAGCTGAGAGGAATGCACAGAACCGGGCAAGTTTTTTCCATCATATCCAACCAGATGGCTGCCCAAGGATTCTCCCGAACACCCGAGCAGTGCCAAACGAGGCTGAAGAGGCTGAAATCAAGTTTCAGGCAGTGCTACGAAAACAA catgaagGGACTGGAGCAAGTTCAGTGCAAGTTTTACGATGAACTGGCAAGAATTTTAGTGAAGGACCTCCCTTCAGTGCCGCAGTTGGATGAAACACCAGGAGAGGCTGAAGACGACGACAACGACTTTCCTGCCTACTCCCATCAGGATATCG AGTCCGCTGTGGGCATTCAGGAGGACAGGAAGAAAGTCCCCTGGTCCGACAAAGAGACCATCATCCTTTTGGAGATTTGGGGAGACCCACAG GTCCAGCAGAACCTGAGACGTTACCCACACAACGGTCACCTTTTCACAGAAATATCAGAGAAACTCTGCGCCAATGGCTACCCTCGCAGTGCAGAGCAGTGCCACACCAGAATCAAACGGCTGAAATCCAGCTATCGCCAGTGTCAGGAAAGCATGAG CTCATCTGGGACTGTCGATTTTAAATTCTACGATTTGCTGGAACAAATCCTGGACAAGCAGCCATCGACATCTTCCACCGTGGTAACAGACTCCATTGAAATATCCGAAGACTCCAATGGTGAATCAGTGTCTGAAACAG ATGGAGAAATCAACATGTCTGCAGATAAACCAGCACCCGGCTCGTGGTCAGATGAGGAGACCCTGGCGCTTATCGATATCTGGGGCGAAGAAGAAGTTCAGAGGGCGCTTAGGGGTTTTGTCCACAACGGGCACGTTTATGCCGACATTTCAGAGAAAATGCACGACCTCGGATACACGAAAACCCCGGAGCAGTGCCGCTGGAAAGTCAAGTCACTGAGGAACAACTTTCGGCAGTGCTACGACAGGAAGAA ATGTGGAAGAAGAGTAGATTATAGGTTCTACAACCAGCTGGAACAAATACTCGGACCGGAGGCGGTTTCTGTTGATGAGTACGATGAAAGAGACGAACAACCAGAACAGGATCCAG CAATAGGAACAGACAGTGTGAACACAGTATGGACGGAGCAGGAGACGGCGGCTCTCGTTGAGGTCTGGGCGGCAGATGACGTGCAGCACAGCCTGAAAACCTGCGTCCGTAATGGGCACATATTCATCGACATATCGGAGAAGATGGCCGCCATGGGATACATGAGGACAGCGGAGCAGTGTCACTCCAGGATCAAAAGGCTGAAGAAGACTTACAGGCGGTTCTGCAACAGCCGGAG AAGTGGAGGCCGGCCTGCAGTGTTTCGATACTTCGACCTCCTTGCTCCGGTGCTTGGTGACAACTCTGTGTTTGCCGATGTGGACGGCACTGCTGCTGACGCCACCTTGCAAACCCTTATGGACAAGGATCCTAACATGT TTGAGCAGCCCTCAACCAGCCACCTTCTGTCCGACCTGAGCAGAAAGACGCCCTGGTCGGACCAGGAGACTCGCACGCTGCTGGAGATCTGGGGTGAAGATAGTGTCCAGCTCACCTTGAAGGGCTGCCTGAAGAACCGCCACGTGTTTGAGTACATCTCTGAGAAGATGGGTGACCAAGGATATATAAGGACCTCAGAGCAGTGCTACACCCGCATCAAGCGCCTTAAGCACGGCTTCCTCCATGAAAA AGAGGAATATAAATTCTTCAGTGAGATGGAGAAAATCTTCAGGAAGGAGTTGAAAGTTGACGGACCAGTCGCAGACACGTCGATCATAGATGAACCGGATGAAGGCACCCTTGAACTGAGCCAAAAGAAAg CTGGCTCAAGTAACCCGTGGATGTCCGATAGCTCTAAGCTACCCTGGAGCGATGGGGAAACCGAGGTCCTCCTGGAAATTTGGGGGAGCGAGGAGATTCAGGAGAACTTGAAAGGCTGCACCAAGAACAAACACATCTTCATCCAGATCTCTGAGGTCATGGCCAGCCAGGGCTACCTGCGCACTCCTGAGCAGTGTCAAACGAGGATAAAGAGGCTGAGGGCCAATTTCCGACACTTCCTAGAAGGCAGAAA aggagagaaacaggaaTGCAAGTTCTTTGACCAGTTGGTGCAGATATTTGGCAGCAAGTATGTAACCTCTGACCCGCAGGCCGAGGATACAGCCAATGTCGTAG AGTCTTGA